In Microaerobacter geothermalis, the DNA window CGGCTGTTGAAGCGGTAAAGGAGATCAGGGCCAAGGGAGGAGCAGCGATCTCTGTTGTGGGGAATGTTACCGATCCTGATTTTCCCAAAAAGATCATTGGAGAAACGATTCAAGCCTTTGGCAAGCTGGATATCCTGATTAATAATGCAGGTTATACCTGGGACGGGATGATACACAAAATGACAGATGAACAGTTTCAGGCCATGCTGGATATACACTTAATCGGGCCATTCCGATTGATTCGTGAAGCAGCCCCTTACTTCCGGGATGCGGGCAAGGCGGATATCGAGCAGGGAACACTTCACTATAGAAAGATTGTAAACGTTTCATCGGTGGCAGGAGTTATGGGCAATGTTGGGCAGGCCAACTATTCATCGGCCAAGGCAGGTTTAATCGGTCTAACCAAAACGGTGGCCAGGGAATGGGGGCCGTTCAATGTGAATTGTAATGCCGTAGCTTTTGGTTTGATTGACACCCGATTGACCCAGGCAAAAGAAATGGGTGAGAAAGTAAACGGCGTGGAAGTGGGTATTCCACAAAAGGTAAGGCAGATGTTTGAGCAATCCATTCCCCAGAAGCGGGCTGGTACGGTGGAAGAGGCAGCGGCAGGCATATTTTACCTCGCCTCACCGTTTTCCAACTATACGAAT includes these proteins:
- a CDS encoding SDR family NAD(P)-dependent oxidoreductase — encoded protein: MKMLENQVAIITGSGRGVGRAVAEMMAEHGARVVVSDLDPEPAVEAVKEIRAKGGAAISVVGNVTDPDFPKKIIGETIQAFGKLDILINNAGYTWDGMIHKMTDEQFQAMLDIHLIGPFRLIREAAPYFRDAGKADIEQGTLHYRKIVNVSSVAGVMGNVGQANYSSAKAGLIGLTKTVAREWGPFNVNCNAVAFGLIDTRLTQAKEMGEKVNGVEVGIPQKVRQMFEQSIPQKRAGTVEEAAAGIFYLASPFSNYTNGHVLHINGGWYT